A stretch of the Lactuca sativa cultivar Salinas chromosome 9, Lsat_Salinas_v11, whole genome shotgun sequence genome encodes the following:
- the LOC128129111 gene encoding uncharacterized protein LOC128129111: MSVGAWNVRGLNKSVKQKEVIDVIRCNNLGICAVIESHVKVLNLKSVCAKTFGQWDWISNNNSCEAGTRIIVGWNPRLFDVILLSQSKQVIHCYVKLCNLDFGMYLSFIYATSNYIERRLLWDNLKKHSLVVNREAWGLLGDFNVAIKPSKYSESCSRTPKGVEDFVDCLSFIEVEDLKSYGFQFTWNKTPMGNMGLLKKLDRVMEESLPLVKEVWDKNIDGFFMFKVTQKLKILKKHCREMCNKYWGAGKRIQKLRKDLECKQQDIDNNPFDCKIREEHANILLDINIACNDEEKLLAQHAKIKWLQDGDNNSKFFHKIVKSRGISNRIQMVLNEDGRWVSGKAMIEKVAVDMIRVVTDEEIKLAMFDIDDNRASGPDGYSSKFFKSSWSIVGPDVCKAVREFFWTGKLLKGINATRIVLVPKVEVPRKVSDFRPIACCNTFYKCISKIIVNRIRNCLGDIVSNNQSAFIPGRSILDNILLAQELMVGYKKKRGTPKCTIKIDIQKAYDTVDWDFLNRVLQGFGFHPVIVK, translated from the exons ATGTCTGTTGGTGCTTGGAATGTTAGGGGATTGAATAAATCTGTTAAGCAGAAGgaggttattgatgttattaGGTGTAATAACCTTGGTATTTGTGCTGTGATTGAATCTCATGTCAAAGTCTTAAATCTCAAGAGTGTTTGTGCTAAGACTTTTGGGCAGTGGGATTGGATctctaataataatagttgtgaaGCTGGTACTAGAATAATAGTGGGGTGGAATCCAAGACTTTTTGATGTGATATTGCTTTCTCAATCCAAACAGGTTATTCATTGTTATGTTAAATTGTGTAATTTGGATTTTGGCATGTATCTGTCTTTTATATATGCTACTTCGAATTATATTGAAAGAAGATTACTTTGGGATAATTTGAAAAAACATAGTTTGGTTGTTAATAGGGAAGCTTGGGGTTTATTAGGTGATTTTAATGTTGCTATAAAACCTTCGAAATATTCTGAAAGCTGTTCTAGAACTCCTAAAGGAGTTGAAGATTTTGTTGATTGTTTGAGTTTTATTGAAGTGGAGGACTTGAAGTCTTATGGGTTTCAGTTTACATGGAACAAAACTCCTATGGGTAATATGGGGCTGTTGAAGAAGCTTGATAGAGTTATG GAGGAATCTCTTCCTTTGGTTAAGGAGGTTTGGGATAAGAATATTGATGgtttttttatgtttaaagtgaCACAAAAGTTGAAGATTCTCAAGAAACATTGCAGGGAGATGTGTAATAAATATTGGGGTGCTGGAAAAagaattcagaagttaagaaaggATTTGGAATGTAAACAACAAGATATTGACAATAATCCTTTTGATTGCAAGATTAGGGAAGAGCATGCTAATATTCTCTTAGATATTAATATTGCTTGTAATGATGAAGAAAAGCTTCTTGCTCAGCATGCTAAAATCAAATGGTTACAGGATGGGGACAATAACTCTAAATTCTTTCACAAAATAGTTAAAAGCAGGGGTATCAGTAATCGTATTCAGATGGTTCTGAATGAAGATGGTCGTTGGGTGAGTGGGAAGGCTATGATAGAGAA GGTGGCTGTTGATATGATTAGAGTGGTTACTGATGAAGAAATTAAATTGGCAATGTTTGACATAGATGACAATCGTGCTTCTGGGCCTGATGGGTATTCTTCAAAATTTTTTAAAAGTTCTTGGAGTATTGTTGGTCCAGATGTTTGTAAGGCTGTGAGAGAATTCTTTTGGACTGGTAAATTGTTGAAGGGGATTAATGCCACGAGAATTGTCCTGGTCCCTAAAGTTGAGGTTCCGAGGAAAGTGTCTGATTTTAGACCTATAGCTTGCtgtaacactttttataagtgtatcAGTAAGATTATAGTGAATAGAATTAGAAATTGTTTGGGTGATATTGTAAGTAATAACCAATCAGCTTTTATACctggtagatctattttggacaaTATTCTTCTTGCTCAGGAGTTGATGGTGGGgtacaaaaaaaaaagaggtACCCCTAAATGTACGATAAAGATTGATATACAAAAGGCTTATGATACGGTGGATTGGGATTTTCTTAATAGAGTTCTGCAGGGATTTGGGTTCCATCCAGTCATAGTTAAATAG